A genomic window from Lutra lutra chromosome 17, mLutLut1.2, whole genome shotgun sequence includes:
- the LOC125089978 gene encoding LOW QUALITY PROTEIN: ribonuclease P protein subunit p29-like (The sequence of the model RefSeq protein was modified relative to this genomic sequence to represent the inferred CDS: inserted 1 base in 1 codon), protein MKSVIYHAFSQREDKELDVQLAGAQQAQAFVRAFLKRSTPHMSQQAREDQLQRKAVVLEYATRRKRKEKRKKSKGLSARQRRELHLFDIKPEQQRYARAFLPFSLRQLPPPGVGAFCLPSRQPHMIQAKLLKADLHGALVSVTKSKCPSYVGVTGILLQETKHIFKILTKEDRLKVIPKLNCVXAVEIDGFISYIYGSKFPLRLSERSAKKFKAKGTADL, encoded by the exons ATGAAGA GTGTGATCTACCATGCCTTCTCTCAGAGAGAGGACAAAGAGCTTGACGTTCAG CTTGCGGGAGCCCAGCAGGCCCAGGCCTTCGTGAGGGCCTTCCTGAAGCGCAGCACGCCCCACATGAGCCAGCAAGCCCGCGAGGACCAGCTGCAACGCAAGGCTGTGGTCCTGGAGTACGCCACTCGCCGGAAGcgcaaggagaagagaaagaaatccaagggCCTCTCtgccaggcagaggagggagctgcACCTCTTCGACATTAAGCCAGAGCAGCAGAGGTATGCCAGGgctttcctgcctttctccctgagGCAGCTTCCTCCTCCTGGAGTGGGT GCCTTCTGCTTACCTTCTAGGCAGCCGCACATGATTCAGGCCAAGCTGTTGAAGGCAGATCTTCACGGGGCTCTCGTTTCAG TCACAAAGTCCAAATGCCCGTCCTATGTGGGTGTTACAGGAATCCTCCTACAGGAAACAAAGCACATTTTCAAAATCCTCACCAAAGAAGACCGCCTGAAAG TTATCCCCAAGCTAAACTGTG TCGCAGTGGAAATCGATGGCTTCATCTCCTACATTTATGGAAGCAAATTCCCGCTTCGGTTAAGTGAACGATCTGCCAAGAAATTCAAAGCAAAGGGAACAGCTGACCTGTAG